The Gadus chalcogrammus isolate NIFS_2021 chromosome 14, NIFS_Gcha_1.0, whole genome shotgun sequence sequence CCGTGGCATATAAaaactgggaccagaagataattactttctctccattgaaacacattcatatttttcgatctcatgggtcccatgggctctacgggaaggggcgtgacttcgccgcTCTATACAacagtcttgttttttttaagtccATGGTTTGAGCGCAGTGCTTTAGTTAACATGGACTATTGGTTAAAACAGAATTTAGGTTTGCAAGAACTGGATTTCAATGTTTGTGAGTATTGGGAGCACAGTAGCAAACATAACAACCACTAAACTTCAACTCGTTCTTGACTTTTTCTACAATACACTATTATCCATTTAATTGTTACCTTACATTGAAATGCCAAATAAACCGACAAGGCTTACAGCCATGCAtttaaaacatatatttttaaaacaatatagaaaaaatatatattcagttTGCCATCCACATAGTTTCCTTTTGTGAGCCTCTTATAAGTGATGACCCAACGTTTGAAAACCCTGGTTCTGTGTGGGCTTTTTTTACAGACACTGGACAAAACTCATCCTGACCCATCACTGGCCGACGACCTTCTGCAAAGTGAGTTCCCTTTATTTTGTAGTCTAAGTCCTCATTCATCTTAAATTAAATGATCTTAACCTCAAGTCTGCAGAATATGACGCGTAACACATGTTTGGTTGTTCCAAAGTGTAGTCAGAGTCTCACCGATTTTAAAGCTTCTTATCTTCTTTCATAgcttcttgttttgttttgttcctcAAATGAGCTTCACATAGGCATGTACAGTTGGTATAACCTAACCCTGTGTAATGTATAATCACATCCGTAGGTAAGCAGAccgtttatgaattgtaaatagACATGAGGGAAACTAACAATGACCTATTCGGGAAACGCCCATCACCGGGTTTCTGTAAACCTGGTCACAAGACTGTTGCATCCCCTTGGATTAGGCAAGGTTGTATTTCATGGCCATTAACTTTGTTTTTACAAGAATTTCCCTACCCAATACTATAATAATGTTTATTCAGGGTTGGCGTTTGTAGCTTTTCTGCTATTCTTGCATGATATTAAGTTAAGTCTATTTGTATCAGAGTTGCACATTATCACACGTTTCTATATCGCTTTCTCATCAGCACACAAGCAGTATTGTTTCAACACTACAATGTCATTTCAACAATGAAGGTTGTTGATTCTTAACAGGGCCCAATTTGATCTCGAAGCTTTAATAGTAATAGCAGAGCATTCTGAAGTTGTGTATTTCAGATTGAATAAGGATAGTTCTGATGGTTGTCATCCATTGCAGATGGAACACTGCCATCCCAAATTCAACTATTGGACACTGCATGGActctggtgagtgtgtgtgtgtgtgtgtgtgcgtgtgcgtgtgtgtgtgcgtgtttttaactttttctttgtatttgtatttaggcCGGATAAAGGGTTGCAATGTAATTCATCTTGGGCGTTTAACTCTTCATTAATACAGGTGAGTTGTTTCCTTTGTAATTGTGATGGGTAAATTTGCTGTGTTGGCTGGTGTTAATGTCTTTATGTTCATCGTCTCCAGGACATCATGGAAGACATGAAGAAAAGCTGGCCAGACCTTCTCCATCCAAGTTCCACTGGATTCTGGTATAACAATCAATCTATAGCTAATCGAATTCAATGCATTGTTGTCTTCATAACTGATGGGGTTTTTATATAAGGGTTAAAATGGTAATTGTCTTTTGCACATCAATAGTTTAATAGGTAATGCAAACATTTAAATTAATACATTTGAAGCCATCTAGAAAGAGCTTTAAATCTTAATTTTTCCAACCTTTGTTTGCAAAGACCTGCATTCAGATTTTTCTTAAACAGCAAATTGGCCCACATTGCAAATGATTTCTCAATATACTATTCAACCAATTATGAGCGTAGGAGTCACGCAAGTTTAAATCAAGATCTTTTTCCTTTAATTTGGAGCTATCAAACATAATGGAATTAATCTGAACGTGTGTTTTATCAAACCGAGACAATTCTAGACTTCCTTTTCAACATTTTCACTATGACTGCACAGGTCTGTTAAGTATACACCATAAATTGTCCAACTAATTTGCTatccctgtggggggggggtctacttGTTTGTTTAGGAAGTACGAGTGGCAGAAGCATGGGACCTGTGCTGCCGTAGCACCCGACCTGGACAGTCAGCACAAGTACTTCAGCAAAGCTCTGGAGCTCTACCATAAAATAGATCTTTCCAGGTAACCCTCCGCCAACCCCCCCCTATAGATTATTGTAAAAACTACGGAGTAACAAGAGTTTCACAAGACTGACCCCACCGTTTGTGCCCTTTTGTGAGTCACTCCACCAAGGATGTTCACTACAATGTGCCAATTTCATGTGTTCCTAAAACCCTAGTGTTCTGAAGAAGTTCAACATCACGCCATCAGAAGAGTTCTACAAGGTTAGTCTGTTTTTAAATACATAGTTTATAAAAATCACGCTCTATTTATTGGTTCTATGCTTCTCCTTCACTGTCTCATATGAAGCTTGAGATCTTTATAGCTTTgtatatttatgcatttatATATTGCTTATGGATTTATATTTAAAGGGATTGACCTCATAATTGTGTAATTTACTAGTCATAATGTGATTTCAGGGTCATCAAGGTGTGCATTAAGCATCAGAAAACCATTGCAATCTCACATCATTTAAGTCTTATCGATTTCCTTCTATTCCTTCATGGTGATTTAATGGGTGAAATCGACCACCCACCTGAAATCCAGAGTCTTTCCAATAATGAGTTCATTAGCTGACTTTGCGATGTATATTCAGATCTTTTTTGACATAGATATTCAGTAGGTGTGTAGTGGATACATCCCTCTGTGATATGTTTGGATACTTAACATTTTTAGATCCTGTTGTCCATTACTTTAactcaggttgtcaggatgtacaTGCAGGTTATGTTGAACAGGCTCTTCTGCCACTGTTCCACtgacagtaccagctcaactcgccTCGACTCGCAATTATTAATTACTCGATAATCACCATTGTGATTATCGAACATGGCAGGATCAGCGAGCAAGAACACGCCGTGGAAAGTGACAGAGGTGGAAACGCTCCTGTGTGTAACCCTCTCTGTTTATGTGTCGCGTGGTCGAGAATGTGTCACAGTTTCGTGCACGTGTGCTATGACGACCCGCCCACGTTAAAGAGGAACTTTCTAGATGGAAAAAAGACGTTCCAGGTAACCAAAACAAGTCGTGCCACGCTAGGTTGTggcgagttgagctggtactgtcggtggaat is a genomic window containing:
- the rnaset2 gene encoding ribonuclease T2; protein product: MRLPCVLLLCLGAATVSAAFVLSPTHWTKLILTHHWPTTFCKMEHCHPKFNYWTLHGLWPDKGLQCNSSWAFNSSLIQDIMEDMKKSWPDLLHPSSTGFWKYEWQKHGTCAAVAPDLDSQHKYFSKALELYHKIDLSSVLKKFNITPSEEFYKFPAIESAIENFYGVKPKIQCDHHTGNGAQSLGQIEICFDSDFTLLDCEKGKGRARASEFRVCDQDKPVYYPPL